In Zunongwangia sp. HGR-M22, the sequence TAGGGTTGTTGAGATACCTGCTTCTAAAGTTAAAAAAGAAATTACAAAGATATTATTCGATCAAGGATATATCTTAAGTTACAAGTTTGATAATGATACCGCTCAGGGTACTATCAAGATAGCTCTTAAGTATGATAAAGATACTAAAGACTCTGTAATTAAAGATATCCAAAGAATAAGTAAACCTGGTTTACGTAAATATGCCGGTGCTGGAGAATTACCACGTATACTTAACGGTCTTGGAATAGCAATTATCTCTACTTCTCACGGAGTAATGACAGATAAGCAAGCTAGAAGAGACAATGTTGGTGGTGAAGTATTGTGTTACGTTTACTAATTCTTAAAATAACTAAGAAATGTCAAGAATAGGTAAAAGCCCAGTTACAATTCCAGAAGGTGTTAATGTAGACGTTAATGGTAATGTTGTAACGGTAAAAGGAAAATTAGGAGAGCTTAAACAAGAGATTAACGATATAGATGTTAATGTAGAAGATAATGTAATTTCTTTTGAGCGTTCTTCTGAGAAAAGTGATCAAAAAGCTAAGCATGGATTATATCGTGCTTTAGTTAATAATATGATAGAAGGTGTAACTAATGGATTCTCTAAAGAATTAGAATTAGTAGGTGTTGGTTACAGAGCTTCGAATCAAGGACAGAAATTAGATTTAGCGGTTGGTTTTTCTCATAATATTGTTTTGGATGTAGCTCCTGAAGTTAAGGTTGAAACAATATCTGAAAAAGGTAAGAATCCAGTAGTTAAGCTTACTTCTCATGACAAACAACTTTTAGGACAGGTTGCTGCAAAGATTCGTTCTTTCAGAGTACCAGAACCTTATAAAGGAAAGGGTATTAAGTTCAAAGGAGAAATAATTAGAAGAAAAGCAGGTAAATCAGCTTAATAAGTTAGTTATGGCATTTTCAAAAGAAAAAAGAAGATTAAAGATAAGAAAGCGTATTCGTAAGAATATTAGCGGAACTGAAAGCCGTCCAAGATTATCTGTATATAGAAGTAATAAAGAAATTTATGCTCAAATTATAGATGATGTAGCTGGAAAAACATTAGCTTCGGCTTCTTCTAGAGATAAGGACGTGAAAGACGCTACCGGAACCAAAAGCGAAATTGCTAATTTGGTAGGAAAAAGCTTAGCCGATAGAGCGAAGCAATCTGGGGTAGAAACTGTTTCTTTCGATAGAGGTGGTTATTTATACCACGGAAGAATTAAATCATTAGCAGAAGGTGCTCGTGAAGGAGGACTAAAATTCTAAGAAGATATGTATCAAGATTATAAAAACGTAGAACATGTAAAACCAGGAGGTCTTGAACTTAAAGATCGTTTGGTAGGAGTGCAACGTGTTACTAAAGTTACAAAGGGTGGTAGAGCATTTGGTTTCTCTGCTATTGTAGTGGTTGGTGACGAAAATGGTGTAGTTGGACAAGGTTTAGGTAAATCGAAAGAGGTTGCCGATGCTATTTCCAAAGCCGTTGAAGATGCAAAAAAGAATTTGGTACGTATTCCTTTACATAAAGGTACTTTACCACATGAACAAAAAGGTAAATATGGTGGAGCGAGAGTTTTACTTTTACCTGCTGCAACTGGTACCGGTATTATTGCTGGTGGTGCAATTCGTGCGGTATTGGAGTCTGTAGGGGTTCACGATGTGCTTTCTAAGAATCAAGGTTCTTCTAACCCACATAACGTTGTGAAAGCTACTTTTGATGCATTACTTCAGTTAAGAAGTGCAGAAGCAGTTGCTAAACAACGTGGGATCACGTTAGAAAAACTTTTCAAAGGATAAAATCAAGGACAAGATGGCAAAGATTAAGGTAACGAAAGTAAAAAGTGCTATTAATAGATCTCAGAATCAAAAAAGAGTTCTAGAGGCATTAGGTCTTAGAAAGATGGGAAGTTCTGTAGAGCACGAGGATACTCCTAACATCCTTGGTATGATAAATAAAGTTAAACACTTAGTTTCTGTAGAGGAAACAAAATAATAGGTTCACATGAATTTAAGTAACTTAAGACCTGCAAAAGGTTCAGTTAGAAGTAACAATAAGCGTGTTGGCCGTGGAGAAGGATCCGGTAAAGGAGGGACTGCTACTCGTGGTCACAAAGGGGCTAAATCACGTTCTGGTTACTCTAAGAAAATAGGTTTTGAAGGTGGGCAAATGCCACTTCAGCGCCGTGTACCAAAATTTGGTTTTAATAACAGAAACCGTAAAGAATATCAAGGTATTAACTTAGATACTTTACAAACATTAGTAGATAATGGTAAAGTTACTGATACAGTAGATCTAAGTGTACTTGTAGAACACGGTTTGGCTGGAAAAAACGAACTGGTTAAAATTTTAGGTAGGGGTGAATTAAAGGCTAAATTAAAAGTATCTGTTCATAAATTTACGGCCTCAGCCAAGGAAGCTATAGAAGCTGCAGGAGGAGAAGTTGTTACTTTATAATAGATAGCCAAATGAAATTCATCAATACTATAAAAAATATTTGGAAAATCGAGGAGCTAAAAAATCGTATTTTAGTTTCCCTCGGTTTGCTTTTAGTTTATCGTTTTGGAACTCAGGTTGTACTTCCTGGGATAGATGCCAGTCAGTTAGCAAATTTAGCTAATCAGACAGACAGTGGTTTATTAGGTTTGCTTAATGCATTTACTGGGGGAGCATTTTCTAATGCTTCTATTTTTGCGTTAGGTATTATGCCTTATATTTCTGCTTCCATCGTAGTGCAGCTAATGGGGATCGCTATTCCTTATTTGCAGAAACTGCAAAAAGAAGGAGAGAGTGGGCGTAAGAAGATAAACCAAATTACTAGATGGTTAACCATAGCAATTACGTTGGTTCAAGGACCTGGTTATATTTATAACCTATTCAATACCTTGCCGCAAAATGCTTTCCTTTTAGGAGATAGCCTATCCTTTATTGTTTCTTCAGTTATTATTCTTACCACAGGAACTGTATTTGCCATGTGGTTAGGAGAGAAGATAACAGATAAAGGTATTGGTAATGGTATCTCATTGCTAATTATGGTTGGTATTATTGCTACGCTTCCTCAAGCATTTCTACAGGAATTTGCATCTAGGTTCGAGGGTAGCGGAGGCTTGATTATGGTGTTGATAGAATTAGCTATTTGGTTTGCAATTATTTTAGCCGCTGTAATGTTGGTAATGGCTGTGCGTCAGATACCAGTACAATATGCTAGAAGGTCTGCTACTGGTGGTTATGAGAAAAATGTTTTTGGCTCTAGACAATATATTCCTTTAAAGCTTAATGCTTCTGGAGTTATGCCAATAATATTTGCTCAGGCTATTATGTTTATCCCTGTAGCTTTGGCTGGTCTATCAGACTCCGATGCTGCACAGGGTGTAACAGCTGCATTTAGTGATATCTTTGGGTTTTGGTATAATTTAGTATTCGCTTTATTAATTATTGTTTTTACATATTTTTATACCGCGATTACTGTACCGACCAATAAAATGGCTGACGATTTAAAGCGTAGTGGAGGCTTTATACCGGGTATTAGACCAGGTAGTGAGACTTCTGAATATTTAGATCGTATAATGTCACAAATAACGCTTCCTGGATCTGTGTTTTTAGCAATTATTGCTATTTTCCCAGCGATCATTGTAAAGTTGTTAGGTGTTCAGCAAGGTTGGGCGTTGTTTTTTGGAGGTACCTCTCTTTTAATTCTAGTTGGAGTTGCAATCGATACTATGCAGCAAGTAAATTCTTACTTGTTGAATAGACACTATGACGGATTAATGAAAACAGGTAAAAACAGAAAAGCAGTAGCTTAATTATGGCAAAACAACCAGCAATTGAACAAGACGGAACTATTATCGAAGCATTGTCTAATGCAATGTTTCGTGTAGAGCTAGAAAACGGTCATGTTGTGACCGCTCATATCTCAGGCAAGATGCGTATGCATTACATTAAATTACTGCCAGGAGATAAGGTGAAGTTAGAAATGAGTCCTTATGATTTATCTAAGGCTCGTATAACTTACAGATACTAAGAAGTAAATTGAGCTATTAATAATTTTTTCATTACTTTTGCACTCTGAAAAAATTATTTTGGCAAATAGGCCATATGTAAATTTTATTTTTGCATCTGGCATTTATAAAAAATATAAAGATGAAAGTTAGAGCATCAATAAAGAAAAGAAGTGCCGACTGTAAAATAGTACGCAGAAAAGGGCGCCTTTATGTGATTAACAAAAAGAATCCTAGATTTAAACAAAGACAAGGCTAATTATGGCAAGAATTGCAGGGGTAGATATACCTAAACAAAAGCGAGGAGTTATAGCGTTAACCTATATCTTCGGAATTGGCAACAGCAGGGCTCAGGAAATACTTGCACAGGCCAAAGTTGATGAAAGTAAGAAAGTTTCAGATTGGGATGATGATGAAATAGGTCGTATCCGTGAAGCAGTAGGTGGCTACACAATTGAAGGTGAATTACGTACTGAAGTTCAGATGAGTATTAAGCGTCTAATGGATATTGGATGTTACAGAGGTATTCGTCATCGTTCTGGATTGCCATTAAGAGGTCAAAGAACCAAAAACAATTCTAGAACTAGAAAAGGAAGAAGAAAAACTGTTGCTAACAAGAAAAAGGCAACTAAATAATAAGTAATATGGCAAAGTCAACAAAACAAGCTCAAAAGAAACGTAAAGTAAACGTTGAGTCTATTGGAGAAGCTCATGTTACTGCTTCTTTTAACAATATTATCATCTCTTTGACCAACAAAAAAGGAGATGTTATTTCTTGGTCTTCAGCCGGTAAAATGGGTTTTAGAGGATCTAAGAAAAATACACCTTACGCTGCTCAGTTAGCTTCAGAAGATGCTTCTAAAGTAGCTCACGAAGCTGGGTTGCGCAAAGTAAAAGTTTACGTTAAAGGACCAGGAAATGGTAGAGAATCAGCGATTCGTTCTATCCATAACAGTGGTATTGAAGTAACTGAAATTATCGATGTTACACCACTTCCGCATAACGGATGTCGTCCTCCTAAGAGACGTAGAGTATAATTAATTATATAATTAGAAAAGGAAATTACGATTATCGAAGGACGAATGCCTTAATTCATAATCCCTTTTCTGTAAATCAATTTTAAATGGCAAGATATACAGGTCCAAAGACCAAAATAGCCCGTAAATTCGGTGAAGCTATATTTGGAGATGATAAATCTTTTGAAAAAAGAAATTATCCTCCAGGACAGCACGGTAACAACCGTCGTAGAGGTAAAAAATCTGAATACGCTATCCAGTTAATGGAGAAACAAAAAGCTAAATATACTTATGGTATTTTAGAGCGTCAATTTAGAAACATGTTTGAAAAAGCAACAAGTTCGCAAGGAATTACCGGTGAGGTATTACTACAACTTTGTGAGTCTAGATTAGATAATGTTGTATTTAGATTAGGTGTTGCGCCTTCAAGAAGAGCTGCAAGGCAACTAGTTTCTCACAGACACATTACTGTGAATGGAGAATTAGTAAATATCCCATCTTACCAATTGAAAGCAGGAGATGTAGTTGGAGTAAGAGAGAAATCTAAATCTTTACAAGTAGTACAGGATTCATTAGCTAATAATAGCAGTGTTTACGAATGGATTACTTGGAACAACGAAACAAAACAAGGAACTTTTGTTTCAGTACCTGGAAGAGTTCAGATTCCAGAAAATATCAATGAACAATTCATCGTCGAATTATATTCGAAATAATAATTCACAGAAGTCGTAATATGGCAATACTAAATTTTCAGAAGCCCGATAAAGTTATAATGATTGACTCTACAGATTTCGAGGGGAAATTTGAATTTCGTCCTTTGGAACCTGGTTATGGGTTAACCGTTGGTAACGCTTTAAGAAGAGTGCTGTTATCTTCTTTAGAGGGATTTGCGATCACTTCGGTTCGTATCGAAGGTGTTGATCATGAATTCTCAACAATTCCTGGAGTTGTAGAAGATGTTACAGAAATAATTTTGAATCTTAAACAAGTTAGATTCAAAAGGCAAATTGATGAAATAGATAACGAAGCCGTTACAATTTCTGTTTCTGGTGAAGAAGAATTAACCGCTGGTCACTTTCAAAAGTTTATCTCTGGTTTTCAAGTTTTAAATCCCGATTTAGTGATTTGTCATCTTGATAGCAAAGTGAACATTAATATGGAGATCACTATCGAAAAAGGTAGAGGTTATGTTCCTGCAGAAGAAAATAAGAAAGCCAATGCTCCTTTAGGTACAATTTTCACAGATTCTATTTACACTCCTATAAAGAATGTAAAATATAGTATTGAGAATTACCGTGTAGAACAAAAAACTGATTATGAAAAACTAGTTTTTGAAATTAGCAGTGACGGTTCTATTCATCCTAAAGATGCGTTAACAGAAGCAGCAAAAACTTTGATTCACCACTTCATGTTATTCTCTGATGAGCGTATAACATTAGAGGCTGATGAAATTGCACAAACTGAAACTTATGATGAAGAATCTCTTCATATGAGACAACTACTAAAAACTAAGTTAGTAGATATGGATCTTTCAGTTAGAGCATTAAATTGTTTAAAAGCGGCTGAAGTTGATACCTTAGGAGATCTTGTATCTTACAATAAAAATGATCTTATGAAGTTCCGTAACTTCGGTAAGAAATCATTAACAGAGCTTGAAGAGCTTGTAAGCAACAAAGGACTAAACTTTGGTATGGATCTTTCAAAATATAAATTGGATAAGGACTAATTCACATTGGTGAATTACTCTAAAAAGAATAGTAATGAGACACGGAAAGAAAATAAATCATTTAGGTAGAAAGACCGCGCATCGTAAGTCGATGTTGGCCAATATGGCGTCTTCACTAATTGAGCATAAACGCATCAATACTACTGTGGCTAAGGCAAAAGCTTTAAAGGTTTTTGTAGAGCCGTTAGTAACAAAGTCTAAAGAAGATACTACACATAATCGAAGAATAGTTTTTAGTAAATTGCGCGATAAGTATGCAGTTGCTGAATTATTTCGTGAAGTAGCTCCAAAAGTAGGTGATCGTCCAGGTGGTTATACAAGAATCATTAAACTTGGTAATCGATTAGGAGATAACGCTGATATGGCTATGATCGAGTTAGTAGACTTTAACGAGACTTACAATGTAAACAAGCCTGCGAAGAAGAAGTCTACTCGTAGAGCTGGTAAGAAAAAAGCTGAAACTACTGAAGCTCCAGAAGCTGAAGAGTCTAAGCAAGATGAGCAAGAAGGTAAAAAAGAAGAATAGATGATTCTTTATTATCAATAGTTTTAAAAAAGGATAAACTCACCGAGTTTGTCCTTTTTTTTTATCTAATTAGTATTCATTTCAATAATTCCCTAACTTTAGATAGTATTATTTTTAGTATGAAATATCAAACAAGAAAAAAAGCTATAATTCTATTAGCAGACGGAACCATTTTTCATGGAAAACTTGTAGGTACTGAAGATGGCAGTGCCGTTGGAGAGGTTTGCTTTAATACCGGAATGACCGGTTATCAGGAAATATTTACAGATCCATCTTATTTTGGCCAATTGATGGTTACCACCAATGCCCATATTGGTAATTATGGTACTAATACAGAAGAGAATGAATCTGATGGTGCTAAAATAGCTGGTTTGATTTGTAAAAATTTTAGCTACGATCAATCAAGACCTGCAGCTGATAAAACGCTACAGGAGTTTTTAAATGAGAGCAATTTATTTGCAATTTCTGATGTTGATACTCGTGCACTTGTGACCTACATTAGAGAAAACGGTGCAATGAATGCTATTATTTCCACAGATGTTGAAAATATAGAGGGACTGAAATCTGAGCTTGCTAAAGTGCCAGATATGGATGGTTTAGAGCTTGCTTCTAAGGTATCAACTAAAGAACCATATTTTTATGGAAATGAAAACGCAACCTACAAGGTTGCTGCTTTAGACGTAGGTATCAAAAAGAATATTCTTAGAAATCTTGCAAAAAGAGATGTTTATGTAAAAGTTTTTCCTTTTGATACTTCTTATGAACAAATGAGTGAGTGGAATCCAGATGGGTATTTTCTTTCAAATGGCCCTGGAGATCCAAAGCCATTAAAAAATGCCATTCAGCTCGCAACCGACATTATTGAAAAGGATCATCCTTTATTCGGGATTTGCTTAGGGCATCAAATTATCGCTTTAGCAAATGGGATACCTACTTATAAAATGCATCATGGTCACCGTGGAATTAACCATCCTGTTAAGAATTTAAAAACTGGTAAAGGAGAAATTACCTCTCAAAATCATGGATTTTCAGTAGATAAAACTGCGACAGAAAATCATCCTAATATAAAAATGACTCATATTTGTCTTAATGATCATACTGTTGGAGGTTTAGAGATGACCAATAAGAACTGTTTTTCTGTACAGTATCATCCGGAAGCTAGTCCGGGTCCAAATGATGCAAGCTATCTTTTTGATGAATTTATAGAAAGGATTAAACAGGCAAAAGCATAATAATATAAAAGCCGAGATCGAATCTCGGCTTTTTTCTTGTTTTAATTTAAGATATTGATACTATGGATAGTAACAGATACTGCTTCGCAAACGTTTTAGGTGAAATGCTTGTTATATTAAAAATTATTCCTCGTTTTTTTCTTGTTGTATTTGTATCTTGCAGACTAATCAATTAATTAAATTATAATATAAATTATGAGTGCTATAGTACATATTCATGCACGTCAAATTTTTGACTCCAGAGGTAACCCAACAGTAGAAGTAGATGTAATCACAGAAAACGGAGTATTAGGAAGGGCAGCAGTGCCTTCTGGAGCTTCTACCGGTGAGCATGAAGCTGTAGAACTACGTGATGGTGGTGACGACTTTATGGGAAAAGGTGTTCTTACAGCTGTTGATAATGTAAACAGTAAAATTGCAGAGCAGCTTTTAGGCTATTCAGTTTTCGAACAAAATTTGATCGATCAGGCAATGATCGAGCTAGATGGAACATCAAATAAATCTAAGTTAGGAGCTAACGCTATTTTAGGTGTTTCTCTTGCCGTAGCTAAAGCTGCAGCAAACGAACTTGGTCTTCCTTTATATCGTTATGTAGGTGGTGTAAGCGCAAATACGCTTCCGGTGCCAATGATGAATATTATTAACGGAGGTTCTCATAGTGATGCTCCTATCGCATTTCAGGAATTTATGATTATGCCTGTAAAAGCAGAAAGTTTTTCTCATGCTTTAAAAATGGGTACTGAAATTTTCCATAATCTTAAAAAAGTACTTCATGATAGAGGTCTTAGCACTGCTGTAGGTGATGAAGGTGGATTTGCTCCAACTTTAGACGGAACGGAGGATGCTTTAGAAACTATTCTTAAGGCTATCGAAAAGGCTGGGTACAAAGGTGGTGATGAAGTTATGATCGCTTTAGATTGTGCTGCTGCCGAGTTTTACGAAGATGGAAAATACAATTATGCTAAATTCGAAGGCGATAAAGGTGTAGTTAGATCTAGTGAAGAGCAAGCTTCTTATTTAGCTGAATTATCTTCAAAATACCCTATCGTTTCTATCGAAGATGGTATGGATGAAAATGATTGGGAAGGCTGGAAAGCACTTACCGATAAAGTAGGAGATAAAATCCAATTAGTAGGAGATGATCTTTATGTAACTAACGTAGAGCGCCTATCAAGAGGTATCGAAGAAGGAATTGCAAATTCAATCCTTATCAAAGTGAACCAAATTGGTACACTAACCGAAACAATTGCTGCTGTAAATATGGCTCATAATGCTGGATTTACTTCTGTAATGTCACATAGATCTGGAGAAACTGAAGATAATACTATTGCAGATTTAGCTGTTGCTTTAAATACTGGGCAAATCAAAACTGGTTCTGCTTCTAGAAGTGATCGTATGGCAAAGTACAATCAGCTTCTTAGGATTGAAGAGGAATTAGGAAGTGTTGCTTATTATCCAAAAGAAAAAGCATTTAAAGTAAAATAAGGAATATTAGTTTTTTTAGAACTTAAAAAGCTCTTCATTAATTTGAAGAGCTTTTTTATTTTAATTTAATATTCTTTTAATTAAATATTTGGGGATTAATAATTAACTTTTCACTCACTAAAGTTCTAATCTAATCCTAACCAGATTTTTACATGCATAATTTTTTGTTTGTAGCTTCAGAAAATGATGCTATACCCCGTTGCAAAGCAGGAGGAATGGGCGATGTACTACGCGATGTCCCCAGGCAAATTTCTCAAAAAGGAGATACCGTTCATGTTGTAGTACCTTCATATTCCAGACTTCACCATGGTGGAACTATGGTCTCTAAACTATTTTTCAATCTAAGAAACACTTCTTACGAGGCAGAGATTTATAAAGTTCAACCTAAAAAAGATTTTCCAGGAATTACGCATTATGTAATTCATCATCCCGAAATTGAAGGAGGAGATATAGCACATATTTACCATAACGATCTGGATCAACCATTCTATACAGATGCGATAAAATATTTTATATTTTGTACTGCTGTGGCTCAAGCTATTAAAAATAACGTTTTTGGAAAACTTGACGTTATTCATTTACACGATTGGCATGCGAGTATGATTCTATTTTTAAGAAGATATCATCAGGAGTATACAGCACTTCAGGATATCCGTGTAATTTATAGTATACACAATCTAGCTATACAGGGAATTAGACCTTTCGAAAATAATTATTCTTCTGTGAGGAATTTTTATCCTAATGTCGATTTTAATTACGACGAACTAAAGGATAGACGCTATCACGATTGTATCAACATGATGGCGCTGGGTATTCGGTTTGCTGATGCCGTTCATACGGTATCACCTAGTTATAAAGAAGATGTTCTTCATCCTAGCGATCCGCCAGTTTTTATTGGTGGCGAAGGTCTTGAAGAAGATTTAAATCAGGCCAATGAGGAGGGACGGTTTATAGGAATATTAAATGGCTGTAATTATAGAAATATAAGAAGAGCTAGAAAAAATAATTTATATTTCAATATAGCATTCGCACTTTTTAAATGGATGCAACATGAATCAAAAAAGTATAAATCAGATTTCTTAGCCCATACTGGCGAAAAAATTATGCCTTTCCTAAAAAGAAAACCAGAATTTGTATGCTCTAGTGTCGCTCGTTTAACAGAACAAAAGTTTTATTTCTTTAAGCAATCGCCTGAAGCTTTTATTGAAATTTTAGATCTTTTGGCAGAGGTGAACGGCGTATTTATCTTATTAGGTACTGGGGCTCCCGAGTATGAAGAGTTGTTACGAAAAATAAGTCATCAAAAAAGTAATTTTTTATTTATTAATGGCCAGGACGAAGACGTTATCGATAGTATTTATCTGGAAACAGATTTGTACTTTATGCCTAGTTTATTTGAGCCATGCGGGATTAGCCAGATGCTTGCAATGAGAAATGGACATCCTTGTCTTGTTCACCATACAGGTGGATTAATCGACACGGTAAAGCATTTGGAGACCGGTTTTGCATTTGATGGCGAAAGCTACGATAAGAAAATCAAGAATATGGTAGATTCTTTTAAACATGTACTGGAAATGTTTTTCGACGATAAAACCAAATGGAGAACAATAGAAAGAAATGCAAAAAAAGAACGCTTCACCTGGAAAAAATCAGTAGACGATTACTATAAATCACTCTACAAATTACCAGCTTAAATTTACTTATACACTTATTAAGCAAAATCTCTTGAAACCCTTGTTAATATTAGTATAATTGCTTGGTTTTAATTGAATAGAAGCTTAGATTTTATTAAATTCGCAATCGATTAATTAAAATTGTAATTCAACACAATGTCAGATAAAGCTATATTAGAATATCAAGGAAAAAAATATGAGTTCCCTGTAACTGAAGGAACAGAAGGTGAACTGGGTATTAATATTAAAACCCTTCGATCTGAAGCCGGAATGATAACTTTAGACCGTGGATATAAAAACACAGGAAGCTGTGAAAGTGCTATCACTTTTTTGAACGGAGAAGAAGGAATCTTAAGATATAGAGGTTATGCCATCGAAGACCTTGCTGAAAAAGCAGATTTTCTAGAAGTAGCTTATCTTTTAATTTTTGGTGAATTACCAAACAAGCAGCAGCTTGATAAGTTTTACGGAGATATAAAAGAAGAATCTGAGGTTGATGAGGAGATGAAGAAAATTTTGGATGGATTTCCAAAAGCTGCTCACCCAATGGGAGTTCTTGCCTCATTAACTAGTGCATTAACTGCTTTTAATCCTGGTTCTGTAGATGTAGAATCAGAGGAGGATATGTATAAAGCAATTGTAAAGATTCTTGGTAAATTTCCAGTACTTGTTGCTTGGACACAAAGAAAGAAAAGTAGCCTTCCCCTTAACTACGGAGATGATTCTTTAGGATATGTAGAGAATCTGCATAAAATGATGTTTGAGAAGCCAGGCAAAAAATATAATGTAGATAAATCTGTGATTGAAGCATTAGATAAATTATTAATTCTTCATGCAGATCACGAGCAAAACTGTTCAGCTTCTACAGTAAGAATGGTAGGTTCATCTCATGCAGGATTATTTGCTTCTATCTCTGCTGGTATTTCAGCACTTTGGGGACCACTTCATGGTGGTGCTAACCAAGCGGTAATCGAGATGTTAGAAGGTATCAAAGCTGATGGTGGAGATACACATAAATTTATGCAGAAAGCTAAGGACAAAGATGATTCTTTCCGTTTAATGGGCTTTGGGCACCGTGTTTATAAAAACTTTGACCCAAGAGCTAAGATTATTAAGAAATCTGCAGACGAGGTATTAAATGGTTTAGGAGTAGAAGATCCAGTATTGGACATCGCAAAAGGATTAGAGAAAGAAGCTTTAGAGGACGATTACTTCGTAAAAAGAAAATTATATCCAAACGTAGATTTCTATTCAGGAATTATTTATAGGGCTTTAGGCATACCAGTAGAGATGTTTACTGTGATGTTCGCTCTAGGAAGACTTCCTGGTTGGATTGCACAATGGAGAGAGATGAGACTTAAAAAAGAACCTATTGGTAGGCCAAGACAAATCTATGTAGGGGAAAACTTAAGAGAATTTAAGCCCGTTAGTGAAAGATAAAAGTACACTATTATAATTATTTGAAAAGCCTCATTATTAAATGAGGCTTTTTTTATATTTGGAAAAATGTTAGCAATGCAGTTAAAGATTAATAACGAAACATCAAGATTAAGAGCAGTTGTTTTAGGAATCGCTAAAAATAATGGCGGTGCACCGGGACTTGATGAAGCTTACGATCCAAAATCTATAGAACATATTAAAGCCGGTACTTATCCTAAAGAAGAGGATATGGTGAAAGAGATTGAAGCGGTTGCTGAAGTTCTTAAAAAGTACGATGTCGAGGTGTTTAGACCTAAGATTATAGAAAATTATAATCAAATTTTTACAAGAGATATTGCATTTGTAATCGAAGATAAATTTATAAAGGCAAATATTCTTCCCGATAGAGAAAAAGAAATAAAGGCGATTGATCATGTAATCAATCAAATAGATCCAGAAAATATAATAAAACTTCCAGAAGAAGCTCATATTGAAGGTGGAGATGTAATGCCATTTGGAGATTATATTTTGGTAGGAACTTACATTGGCGAAGATTATTCAG encodes:
- a CDS encoding dimethylarginine dimethylaminohydrolase family protein; translation: MQLKINNETSRLRAVVLGIAKNNGGAPGLDEAYDPKSIEHIKAGTYPKEEDMVKEIEAVAEVLKKYDVEVFRPKIIENYNQIFTRDIAFVIEDKFIKANILPDREKEIKAIDHVINQIDPENIIKLPEEAHIEGGDVMPFGDYILVGTYIGEDYSEYITARTNIHAVKALQDIFPKKKVVSFNLKKSNVDAKENALHLDCCFQPVGKDKAIIYKGGFLDSKEYQWLVNLFGKNNVFEITKDEMYDMNSNIFSISEKVVISEEKFTRLNSWLRSHGITVEEVPYSQIAKQEGLLRCSTLPLIRD
- a CDS encoding citrate synthase, whose product is MSDKAILEYQGKKYEFPVTEGTEGELGINIKTLRSEAGMITLDRGYKNTGSCESAITFLNGEEGILRYRGYAIEDLAEKADFLEVAYLLIFGELPNKQQLDKFYGDIKEESEVDEEMKKILDGFPKAAHPMGVLASLTSALTAFNPGSVDVESEEDMYKAIVKILGKFPVLVAWTQRKKSSLPLNYGDDSLGYVENLHKMMFEKPGKKYNVDKSVIEALDKLLILHADHEQNCSASTVRMVGSSHAGLFASISAGISALWGPLHGGANQAVIEMLEGIKADGGDTHKFMQKAKDKDDSFRLMGFGHRVYKNFDPRAKIIKKSADEVLNGLGVEDPVLDIAKGLEKEALEDDYFVKRKLYPNVDFYSGIIYRALGIPVEMFTVMFALGRLPGWIAQWREMRLKKEPIGRPRQIYVGENLREFKPVSER